In the Gammaproteobacteria bacterium genome, CGACCCGTTTGTGTTTGGTCGCGGTGGCGAAGAAATTATGCGCCTGGCCGAAGAAGGCATTCCGTTTCAGGTTGTGCCCAGTGTCACTGCCGCCAATGGCTGTGGAGCCTACGCTGGCATACCGCTGACACATCGTGATTTTGCCCAGAGTTGTACCTTTGTCACCGGCCACACCAAAGACGGCAAGCTGGATTTGAACTGGACCCAGTTAGCACAACCCAATCAAACCGTGGTTTTTTACATGGGTTTGGCGAACGTGCATGCGCTGACTGAAAACTTGATTGCCCACGGCCTTGATGGCAACACGCCTGCGGCGGTGGTACAAAACGGTACTCGACCAAACCAAACGGTATTGGTGTCTAGCTTGGAAAATCTGGCGCGCGATGCGCAATCGCTAACCATCAGCGTTCCGAGTTTGATTTTTGTTGGTCACACGGTGAGTTTACGTCAACAATTAGCCTGGTTTTAGTATTCCTTCTCTTTTTGATCTAATTCTCTCCGCAATTCGCGCGTTACTATAGGCAGTGTAAATGTGGGGAGATATTCCGATGGGAGTAACCGCTGTCTACAACAAGGATGATGATTTGATGCTGGCCACCGTGGTTGGTGAAGTTAATTTTCAGGAAATTGGCCAGGCCATTTTCAACATGCTGAAAGATCCCAATTTCAGACAGGATATCAACATTATCTGGGACGCCACCCAGGCAAAAATCAACATGAACGATCCCAACAAAACCGCTATGTTTGAGCTAACATCCAAACTCAGCCAGTTCAGTGAACAACGCGGCTACGGCAAAACCGCACTGGTTGTCAGCTCAAATTTGTATTTTGGCCTGGCAAGACAATTTCAAAACTATATGGCCGAAACACCGCGTTCCGTTCATGTATTCAAAGACATGGATGCTGCAAAAACCTGGTTAGGCGAGTAAATCCAGCATTGGTTGCAAGCTGGTAAACACGCGGCTGCCTTTGGGCTTATCCGGCCGCGCCAGCATTAATACTGGCAAGCCGCGTTCTCGCGCTACCTGCAATTTCGCATCGACGGCATGACCACCGCTGTTCTTGCTCACCAGCACGTCAATGTCATTGCTCGCGAATAATTGCTGCTCGTGTTGCAGATCAAATGGACCAAGTTCATTGATCAGCGTCACTTCTTTTGATGTCAGCGGACAGGGAAAATAACCTCGCACCAACCAATGCTGATGCGCCGGCACAGCTTTTAATTCGTTGAGAAATTTGCTGCCGATGGTGAACAGAGGTCTGCGATAATTTTGCAGTTGGGCAAACAGACTTTTCAGCCCCTGCACCACCGTCCATTTGTCATTCGGCTGCGGTTGCCAGGGCGGACGAACGTAGCTCCACAGCTCTACTCCGAACTGCTGGGCCGCCAATCTGGCATTGCTGCTCATACCGACAGAGTATGGATGAGTCGCATCGATCAGCAGATCAATTTGCTGCTCTCGCAGAAACGTCACCAAGCCATCAACACCGCCAAAGCCACCAACACGAATCTCGCAAGTCACATCCGTTGGGATGCGCACGCCACCCTTCAGGCTGTAAATCACCTGGTGATTCTGCGATAACTTGCGGGATAAACGCTTTGCCTCACCAATTCCACCGAGCAATAAAATTTTCATGACTTCACCGCCTTGCCGACAGGTGTACCACTTCGGTCCACCACGGTAACTTCAAGCATCGTGCCATTGCTTACATAGCGTCCCGCAAACTGCGCAGAAAGCTCACATATTTTATTGTTTAATGACGGAAATATTTCTAC is a window encoding:
- a CDS encoding precorrin-6A/cobalt-precorrin-6A reductase, with amino-acid sequence MKILLLGGIGEAKRLSRKLSQNHQVIYSLKGGVRIPTDVTCEIRVGGFGGVDGLVTFLREQQIDLLIDATHPYSVGMSSNARLAAQQFGVELWSYVRPPWQPQPNDKWTVVQGLKSLFAQLQNYRRPLFTIGSKFLNELKAVPAHQHWLVRGYFPCPLTSKEVTLINELGPFDLQHEQQLFASNDIDVLVSKNSGGHAVDAKLQVARERGLPVLMLARPDKPKGSRVFTSLQPMLDLLA